Proteins encoded together in one Lathyrus oleraceus cultivar Zhongwan6 chromosome 5, CAAS_Psat_ZW6_1.0, whole genome shotgun sequence window:
- the LOC127086964 gene encoding protein trichome birefringence-like 39, with the protein MGFLLPTLFLSLLLLFSSHQTKAHQLNNFNTTITTKTTTISNSSNERKLAGTCNLFRGKWVYDASYPLYDPSSCPFIDPQFNCQKYGRPDTQYQKYRWQPLTCSLPRFNALDFLAKYRGKKIMFVGDSLSLNQFNSLACMIHSWVPKTRTSFSKQSAISTITFQDYGLQLFLYRTPYLVDLDRENVGNVLKLDSIKSGDAWRGMDVLIFNTWHWWTHTGNAQPWDYIQEGGKLYKDMNRFIAFYKGLTTWARWVNINVNPTQTKVFFLGISPVHYEGRDWNQPAKSCMRETQPFFGLKYPAGTPMAWVIVNKVLNRLKKPVHFLDVTTLSQYRKDAHPEGYSGVMSTDCSHWCLPGLPDTWNVLLHAALFG; encoded by the exons ATGGGTTTTCTATTACCGACTCTGTTTTTATCTCTGCTTCTTCTATTTTCTTCGCACCAAACAAAAGCTCATCAACTCAATAACTTCaacacaacaataacaacaaaaacaactaCCATTTCCAATAGTAGTAACGAAAGAAAACTCGCAGGAACATGCAATTTGTTTCGTGGCAAATGGGTCTATGACGCTTCATATCCTCTCTATGATCCTTCTTCTTGTCCTTTCATAGATCCACAGTTCAACTGTCAAAAATACGGTCGACCTGATACGCAGTATCAGAAATATAGATGGCAACCACTCACTTGTTCTTTACCTAG GTTCAATGCATTGGATTTTCTAGCAAAGTACAGAGGAAAGAAGATTATGTTTGTTGGTGATTCTTTGAGTTTGAATCAATTCAATTCATTGGCATGTATGATTCATTCTTGGGTGCCAAAAACAAGAACTTCATTCTCAAAGCAAAGTGCTATTTCCACAATAACATTTCAG GATTATGGTCTCCAATTATTTCTATACCGCACACCATACTTGGTAGACCTAGACCGTGAGAACGTTGGGAATGTTCTAAAGTTAGACTCAATAAAGAGTGGTGATGCTTGGAGAGGAATGGATGTACTGATCTTCAACACGTGGCATTGGTGGACCCACACCGGCAACGCACAACC ATGGGATTATATTCAAGAGGGTGGCAAGTTGTACAAAGACATGAACCGATTCATTGCATTTTACAAAGGCTTGACAACTTGGGCCAGATGGGTTAACATCAATGTAAATCCAACCCAAACAAAGGTCTTCTTTTTAGGAATTTCTCCTGTGCATTACGA GGGTCGAGATTGGAATCAACCAGCGAAATCATGCATGAGGGAGACACAACCATTTTTTGGTTTGAAGTATCCAGCAGGAACACCTATGGCTTGGGTGATAGTGAATAAAGTATTGAACAGGTTAAAGAAGCCGGTGCATTTTCTGGACGTGACAACACTTTCACAGTACAGAAAAGATGCACATCCTGAAGGGTACAGTGGTGTTATGTCAACAGATTGTAGTCATTGGTGTCTTCCAGGACTTCCTGATACATGGAATGTTCTTCTTCATGCAGCTCTTTTTGGTTGA